In one window of Thalassococcus arenae DNA:
- a CDS encoding ABC transporter substrate-binding protein, which produces MKTLLAALSVLVGLSAAAASAVEVSMHYLRLEVEPPPTLSNLDPIPEDLGLAGALLAVDDNATTGRFLGQSHTLAVTSVAPGGDLLAAARAALGESRLLVLDAPAATQQAIADLPEAAGALLFNTSAAETDLRDTGCRANLLHTLPSRAMLADALMQFLVARRWTALALVRGQSPGDAAFAEALDRSATKFGLKIGAAKVWAFDADMRRNAAQEVPLFTQDLGRHDVLLVADEANDFARYIAYNTWEPRPVAGSEGLMPVAWDRVVEQWGAAQLQSRFVKANARAMQSRDYAAWAAVRAIGEAVTRTGSADPATLRAFLLGPDFELAGFKGRPMTFRPWNGQLRQPIPLVTGSALVAQAPLEGFLHQVNEQDTLGVDAPESRCEAFTP; this is translated from the coding sequence ATGAAAACCCTGCTGGCCGCATTGTCGGTCCTGGTCGGTCTGTCCGCTGCGGCGGCAAGTGCGGTCGAGGTGTCGATGCACTACCTCCGCCTCGAGGTGGAGCCGCCGCCGACCTTGTCCAATCTCGATCCGATCCCGGAAGACCTGGGGCTGGCCGGGGCGCTTCTGGCGGTGGACGACAACGCCACGACCGGGCGCTTTCTGGGGCAAAGCCACACGCTCGCGGTCACCTCGGTCGCACCGGGCGGAGATCTGTTGGCCGCGGCGCGCGCGGCGCTCGGCGAAAGCCGGCTGCTGGTGCTGGATGCGCCGGCGGCGACCCAGCAGGCCATCGCCGATCTGCCCGAAGCCGCCGGGGCGTTGCTGTTCAACACCAGCGCCGCCGAAACCGACCTGCGCGATACGGGCTGCCGCGCCAATCTGCTTCATACCCTGCCCTCGCGCGCGATGCTGGCCGACGCGCTGATGCAGTTCCTGGTCGCCCGTCGATGGACCGCATTGGCGCTTGTCCGGGGCCAATCACCCGGTGACGCTGCATTCGCGGAGGCGCTCGACCGCTCGGCCACCAAGTTCGGCCTGAAGATCGGCGCGGCCAAGGTCTGGGCCTTCGACGCCGACATGCGCCGCAACGCGGCCCAGGAAGTGCCGCTTTTCACCCAGGATCTCGGCCGTCACGACGTTCTGCTGGTCGCCGACGAGGCCAACGATTTCGCCCGCTACATCGCCTACAACACGTGGGAGCCGCGCCCGGTCGCCGGGTCCGAAGGGCTGATGCCGGTGGCGTGGGACCGGGTGGTCGAACAATGGGGTGCTGCGCAGCTTCAATCGCGCTTCGTCAAGGCCAATGCCCGCGCCATGCAAAGCCGCGACTACGCCGCCTGGGCCGCCGTGCGCGCCATCGGCGAGGCGGTGACGCGCACCGGTTCGGCCGACCCCGCCACCCTGCGCGCCTTTCTGCTGGGCCCGGATTTCGAACTGGCCGGCTTCAAGGGCCGGCCGATGACCTTCCGGCCCTGGAACGGCCAGTTGCGCCAGCCGATCCCGCTGGTCACCGGCTCGGCGCTGGTGGCACAGGCGCCGCTCGAGGGGTTCCTGCATCAGGTCAATGAACAGGACACGCTCGGCGTCGATGCCCCGGAAAGCCGCTGCGAGGCCTTCACGCCATGA